CCGGGAAGCTCCCGGCGTTCAGGCGGTGGGTGCGCGCCTGAAAGCGGATCGCCTCGACGCCCGTGGAGAACTCACCCGCACCGGTCACGCGCGGCGGTTCGAGCACCGACGCGGCGTCACCGCTCTCGACGCCGACGACCCCGACGTTCAAGTTTCGAGCGAGCGCTCGCGACGTCTCGGTGACGCTCTCGGACGGGACGGCCACGTAGCCGAGGTTCACCTCCGAGAGCCGCGAGTGGACCTGCTCGATGCCGCGGGCGACGTCGACGGTCCCGGCGTTCGCTCGATGTCCCTTCGCCTCGACGGCGACGACTGGGCTGCGGGCCGCCTCCCCGTCAAGCACCTCCCCGGACGGCAGTCCCACACCGAGGAGGTCCGGTTCGCCCGAGGCCAAGCGGATCGAGTTGAACGGCCGGAGCCGCTCGCGGATCTCGTCGGGAATCGACCACTCGCCCCACGAGTCGACCGTGAACTGCGACTCCGTAACGGCGTACTGGTCGGACCGATCCGAGAGGTCGGGATAGAGCGCGTCCTTCGCGGCGGCGAGCACCACCGGTTCGGCGAGCGTCGTCATCGACCGGGCGTTCACCACGGGGCGACTTAGCCGTTCGGACGCGGCGGCAGTCCGCACTAATCAGAGACGCGCGTACGGACCCGAACAATCAAGACTGCACGCGCAACAGAGTACAGCAACCCGACCACTATGCGCCAGTATCTCGATCTCGTCACCGACGTCCTCGAAGAGGGGGGGTACAAACCGAACCGAACGGGAGTCGACACGATTTCGGCGTTCAGCCGCCACTACCGCGTGGACCTTTCTGCGGGCTTTCCGCTGCTCACGACGAAGGATCTCTCGGGAGCGCGCTGGAACTCGCTGATCCACGAGTTCGTCTGGTACCTCTCGGGCGAGGAACACATCCGGACGCTCCGCGAGGAGACGGGAATCTGGGATGCGTGGGCCGACGAGGAAGGCAATCTCGACACCGCCTACGGGCGCTTCTGGCGACGCTTTCCGGTCCCCGAGGAGGGGCTGCCCGGCGAGTCGTGGCCCGAGGACGACCACCGCTGGATGAACGACGAGGGGACGTTCGATCAGATCGCGTACGCGCTGGATATGCTCCGGGAGAACCCCAACTCCCGTCGAATCGTCATCAACGCGTGGCACCCCGCCAACGCCGCGGTCTCGACGCTCCCCCCGTGTCACTACACGTTCGTCTGCAACGTACAGGGCGACCGCCTGAACGTGCACCTGCATCAGCGCTCCGGGGACGTCGCGCTCGGCATCCCGTTCAACATCGCGGCGTACTCCCTCTTGGCGACCGCGCTCGCCCAGCGGACCGGATTCGAGCTCGGTGAGTTCGCCCACAGCGTCGTCGACGCCCACGTCTACTGCGGCGCGGGCGACCGCGGCGCGTGGTACGCCGACAATCTCGACGAACTGCAGTCGCGCCTCGCCGCCGTCGACGATCGGGCGGGGTACCGCGACGTCCGCGAGTGGCTCGTCGAGAGCGCGCCGCCGGAAGCCGACGGCGAGGAACGCTACGACCACGTCCCGGGACTGCTCGAACAGTGCGCTCGCGAGCCGCGCGACCGCCCGTCGATCGACGTCGCCGACGTCCCGCTCGACGAACTCACCTACGACGACATCGAACTGTCCGGATACGACCCCGCGCCGGGGATCGACTTCGCGGTGGCCGAGTGATGACCGAACGCGCTCCAAACCGGGGGGACCGCGGGAGTGGCACCGACACCGACCTTGAACTCGTACTGATCGCCGCAGTCGGCGAGAGCCGCGTCATCGGTCACGACGGCGGGATGCCGTGGCACTTCGGCGAGGACCTCAAACATTTCAAGCGGACGACGACGGGTCACCCGGTGATCGTCGGGCGCAAGACCTACGAGGCGGTCGTCGACGCGCTCGGCGAGCCGTTCCCGGACCGAACGAGTGTCGTGCTCACGTCGCAGTCGCTCGATCTCCCCCCGGGAGCGGTGCTCGCGAACTCCGTCGAGGAGGCGATCGATCGGGCCGCCGCCGACGCCGCGGAACGGGGCGTCGAGACGGCCTACGTCGCCGGCGGCGGCCGCGTCTACGAGCAGTTTCTCCCACACGCGGATCGCCTGATCCTCACGGAGATCCACGGGACCTACGACGGCGACACCTACTTTCCGGACTGGGACGAGGACGAATGGGTCGAAACCGAGCGGGAACCGCACGCCGAGTTCGACTTCGTCACGTACGAACGGATCGACTGCTGACTTCGGAGCGACTGTTGTACGGGCTCGACTGCTGTGGACGGAGCCCACTGCTGCGATACACGGTGTTGCTTCCGAACGACTCCCGATCCCGCATCAGTGTCGAGTGGGGTACATATTTTTACAATATGCTAACAAACGTCTCTCCGTATGAGTGCGACGTTCGAACTATTCGAGGACAGCGCAGGACAGTACCGTTGGCGACTCGTTCACTCGAACGGGAACATCATCGCCGACAGCGGCGAGGGGTACGCCACAAAACAAAAAGCGAAGCAGGGGGCCGAGAGCGTCAAACAGAACGCGTCGGAAGCAGACGTCGTCGAGGTGGATTCCTGAGTGGTTGATCGGGTTAAGCGAGGTCTCGCGCGCCGGTGCATCGACAGAGCCGGTAAAATCCCGTGGCGGTGGTGACTTTATCCGTCCACGGCTCCGAGTGAGAGCAGATGAACCGAAACGACCAGCAGGCGTACGACCGGGGGACGTCGCTTTTCTCTCCGGACGGACGCATCTATCAGGTCGAGTACGCGCGCGAGGCGGTCAAACGCGGCGCGCCGAGTCTCGGGATCCGAACGACCGAGGGCGTCGTAATCGCCGCCCAGCGCCGAACGAGTTCCTCGCTGATGGAGGGCGAGAGCATCGAGAAACTACACAAGCTCGACGACTTCTTGGGAGCTGCGTCTGCCGGTCACGTCGCCGACGCCCGTCGATTGATCGACGACGCTCGGACGGCGGCCCAGCGCAACCGCCTGCGGTACGGCGAGCCCCTCGGCGTCGAGACGCTCACGAAGACCCTCTCCGATGAGATCCAAGAGACGACCCAGTACGGTGGCACACGGCCGTTCGGGGCGGCGCTTCTGATCGCCGGAATGGACGGCGAGGGCCTCGACGCGCGCCCGCGACTCTACCAGACTGACCCCTCCGGCGCGCCGCAGGAGTGGCGAGCCGTCGCAATCGGTTCCGGTCGTGACGACATTCAAGAGTTCCTCGAAGACACTTGGTCGGAGTCGCTCACGATCGACGAGGGCGTCGAAATCGCCGTTCGAGCGCTCCTGAGTGGCGATGACGAACTTGATGCGGGCAATGTGACGATCGCGACGATCACCGCCGACGGATATCGAACGGTCTCCGAGGACGAGATCCAATCGGTGCTCGACGAACACCAAGAACCGACCGACGAAGACGACGAATAGCGGCTGACGCTGTTCGATCACCGTCCCCGTCGCGTACGCCACACCACCGCACAGCGGGGGCAAAACGGAACCGTTTTACACATCCCGGCGATATCGAAAGGTGTCGCACCGCTCCGTTGGTGTAGTCCGGCCAATCATCTTGCCCTCTCACGGCAAGGACCAGGGTTCGAATCCCTGACGGAGCATCCTTTTCCCGCCGCTGTCCGGTGGTTTTGACCAGTGAATCAGGAGTATATTCACCAATGCCATTGGGCAATCCGACTCAAGAAGTGCATCGACCCCGCCGCCGTCTTGCGATTCCGCTGAAATCACGGGCATGTAATTTCAAGCGGGGAAATCGACCGCTGTCTTGCGGTTCTGAAAATAGGGGGAGCAAGGAAGCGGGTATGATCCGAGGTGGCAGGCAATGAAAGACTCGAAGAAGGCAACCAACCCCCTCGAAGGCATCGCTATCGTGCCTGAACCGTCGGAGAAACTTCTCAACGAGCGCCAACGAGTCGATTACCGGACTGAACGGGAACAGTGTCTCGAATGGTTACTGACCTTCGGCAAAGATCCCAGTCACGCCGACGGCTATGCGTACCTGACGGTCAAGAATCGCGCCAGCCGAATCGACCAGTTCTATCGGTTCGTCTGGGAACAAGAAGACCGATACACGTCCTCGATCACGACCGATCATGCGGATGCATATCTGAACTATCTCGCCCGCGAAGAGTACTCGAATGCCCACAAGTCCGCCTGTCGGAAGGCGATAATGATGCTGTACAAGTGGCGTGCCCATCAGCGCGGTGGAGACGAGTGGTCGCCCAAGATCACGTTCACGCGGTCTAATCAATCGACCACCCCACGCGATTACCTGACCCAAGAAGAACGAACCAAGATCCGCGAGGCCGCGCTGGAACACGGGAGTGTACCCAATTTCGATGACGTGTACGGAGATGAACGGGAGCGGTGGAAGGCGTACCTTGCACAGCGGTTTGAGAAGCCGAAATCTAATATATCACGGGAAGATTGGGAGCGGGCGAACAGCTGGAAAATTCCGACGCTCGTCTGGACCAGTCTCGATGCAGGACTCCGGCCTATCGAAGTTGAACGTGCAACTGTGTCGTGGGTAGACGTGGAGAATAGCGTACTCCGGATCCCTCGTGAAGAAAGTTCAAAGAACGAGGAAAACTGGATCGTCGGTCTTCAGGATCGGACCGCGGAAATGCTTGAGTATTGGTTGTCACAGCGGCACGCGAACGACAAGTACGATGGCACGGATGCGTTGTGGCTTACCCGCGAAGCGAATCCGTATGGGTCCAAAGCACTCCGTTATATCCTGCAGAAGCTATGCGATATTGCGGAGATTTCGACTGAAAATCGGACGATGAGCTGGTATACGATTCGTCACTCCACGGGCACGTATATGACTCGTGAAGAGGATCTCGCTGCAGCACAGACACAGTTACGACATCTCAGCCCGGAAACCACAATGAAGTACGATCAAACGCCGGTCGAGGACCGTCGAAACGCGTTAGACCGGATGGGTTGATCAGGACGAACTCGACGACTCCTCATCGGAGAGGAGTTGTCGACTCACCCGAACCCGGTTCTCTGTCGTGTTCTCGATGATAGCGTTGATGTGGATCGAACCGTCGTCCCTTGGAGTGATCGCATCCTCGGGACCCGTCTCTTCGACCTTCCCGAACTCTGTCTGGAGATCAACGCCGCTGTACGGTTCGTAGTCCGGGTCGTTTGCCGCCCGTTTGGCCTTCGAGCGGCTCTTATTGAGTGTCTCGCATCGCTCTTCGACCGCCGAATTTCCGTACGTCGTTTGTGTCGTCTCCAGAGTGTCGTGCCGAAGTTGGTCGTTGGTCTGCACAAGTGAGCCGTCCGACTTCATTTGCCGGCCGACCGAGTGTCGAAGACTGTACCACCGTATCGGTCTGTTCTCGGATGTGATCCCAGCTTCCTCGCACAGCCTTCGGATGAGGTTACAGAGGCTGCTGGAACGATATGGATTGCCTACCTGATTGAGCCATAGGGAATTCGTTCCGTCATATTTTTCGAGATGCCGTCGTTCTCGGATCCACCTGCTCAGCGCTTCACAGGAGTCATCCGACAGAGAGACCTTCTCCTTTTCGCGCTGCTTAGAGGCCGCATCTGTCGGAATCACCAACATCTGTTGATCCGGTTTGTACCAACTGACTTTCGCTCGCTGGATTTCTATTGGGGTGAGTCCAGCATCGTAGCCGACTGACACAAGGGACCAGATCTTTGAGCTGTGGTCCGCTTTTCGCCAGTCGTCCCGGTTTACGTTTTCTTTTGGTTTACTGAGTCGCTGGGCGACGAGACCATTAATTCGATCCCGTTCCTCAGGTGAGGTCTCGTAATATGAGGGGAGCTTTTTGTACGACTCCGCAACCTCGAATAGTCGCCCCATCTCTTCGTATGAGAATTCGGCTGCTGAGGTGTGATTACCGTCGGAAAAGCGAATTCGTGATTTCCACTCGTATTCCAATCTGTCTGTGTGGTACTGCCACTCAAAGTACTTTTCTAACGTGTTAGAGAACTTCCGCTTTGACGACTTCGAAAACGCCTCGTCAGTTCGCTTTGTGATCGTGTTTTTAGCGAGAAGAAGCAGTAACTCTTCGCCTTGGTCCGGAGTGATTGTTGTAACGTCCGACGTCTCCAACAGCGAGATCGCCTCACGGTGTAGTTGGTCCAACCGTCGAAAGTATTTGTCTGCAGTCGAATCTGCCAAACCTTCGTACATCAGGTGATCTTTGCCACGCTCCAGCATCCACTCGTAAAACGCTTGATACTCCTCTTGAACGGGGGCCTGTTGTTCCTCAAGCATCTCCGATAGTTGCTTGGAGATCTGCTTTTCTTCGATACTGTCGCCGTCTTCGCTGGTATTTCGTGTCATCTCCGCACCCCCGGTATTATCTACTGTATTTAAAGGGTTAGGTGTATAGCCAATTCAAGCGGGAATAGGACCAAGAAATAACGAGAATGCAGGGGAAAATTCAAATACCATCTACTCAGAATCCGGATACCAGGTTGACAGCACGACCATATCATCAGGAAAACCTGCCACAGCCTGTTTTCTTTAATGACGAAAATTTCGGAATCGTCACGCGCAGTTCGAATAGAGCTACGGCGAAATAACTCGCCGGATGTCGACCCACGTGATCTGGTCGTCTCCTCGGTCTAGACTCGACCGTGCAGCGTTATCCACGAGTTGCTCCAAGTCAGCTGCACTTCGCTCCGGGGTCCAACCAGCAACCTGCTCAAGATGGTCGGCCGACAGGCTGTTTGGTCGGTCAGCCAGTTGCGCGCGCAGGATGTCTTTTCGGCCTTGGTGATCCGGTAATCCAATATGGATCTTCTTATCGAGCCGCCCCGACCGGGTACCTGCCTGATCAAGAGCGTTCAGTCGGTTTGTTGCCCCGATGAATACGATATTGTGTTCAGACGTGGTTTCCAAGTGGCGTAGAAACTCGTTTACAACCTTGCTATCTTCCTCGTGTGCGCTTCGGGTGTCTCGGCTCTTCAATACTGAATCCAACTCATCGAGGAATATGACTGCACCCCCCTCGTCTGCAGCTATCTGCTTTGCCTCGTCGAATAGTCTCTGCACCTTCTGACCGGATGCATTAATCCATTTGCTCTGTACATCGGCCCCGCTAAGCTGGGTGAATCGGAATCCGAGCTCTGACGCAAGCGCCTGCGCGAGGTAGCTCTTACCAGTTCCGGGTGGACCGTGGAACACGATATTCGACGCGGAGATACCCAGTTGCTCTGCTTGTTCTCGGTGGGTCGTCAGGGGCTTGATTACGTCCCGGCGGAGTTCCTGCTTGACATCGCCCATTCCGCCAACATCCTCGAAGGAGACGTCTATGTCGGTCTCCCATCGGTACTGTAGTTCAGATGAATCCAGTGACGTTGCATCTCGCGTTTGTGTCTGGTCTTGCTTAGAACCGTTACCGTCACTGGGCTGGTTCGGTTTCGACTGTACACGGGCCTGTTGAGCGAGATGTGGCTGTAATCGCTGTCGAGCTGATGAATCGAGATCTTGGTCCGACCACTGGCTCGTCCTCTCGCGGACGAATTCTGGATCCATTGTGTTCTCTCCCTGTTCCGGGCTACCTGACGTGATCAGATGAAACCCCAATGAGCAGATCGTAGCTAAGGCTCCCAACCCGATGAGATACGAATTAGCGAACACGATGCCGATTATCAGACTGCCGCCACCGACAAGTGCAGTGATCACTATTGGGGCGTAATTTGGTTGCATCGAGACTCCTTTTAGTCCGTCCGGACCCACGGGGGGAGAGTCAGCTCGCTCGGTTCCACGACATAGTTTTTATCGAATCCGGGGTGTCTACGCGGCTCACGGTCGGTTACTGTTTCTTCGTCTGTATATCCGTGTATCCGAACACGCACACTTTCAGCACCCCACTCGATGATGTGTGCTAGGAAATACAGATCAGCGCTGAGGTACTCATACGGCTTTACCAACAGCTCGGGCCGACGCATTGCGGTCGTAGCTGTTCCCTTCACATCTACAGTGGTATCCCATATATCGAGGTCAGTTCCATCGTCGCCAAATCGGTATGTCTGCATATCGACATCTGCAGAATAAGCCGATGCAACAGCCATCTCGCAGATAATCCCAATTAGGTGACTCATCATCGAGTCCGAACTGTACACGTCACCACCGTCAATACGCGTGTAGGAGTGATTGCGCTCGTACGCGAGGGCGGCAGCTCTTCGAAGCTGATGGACGTTTAATTCGACGACTGGGAGCGATTCAACGGGTATGTTTGCAGGTGAAAGCGTGTTCGTGCCGTCAGAGATTTGACGGTGGGCTGGCGTAGTAGACATTGCTGTTTCTTGGTTGGAACAGCCCGGTCGCGTGTTCTAGCACGCGGCCCCTTTGGCGATGATCGCCGGGGACGGGCTCCATTTAACTAGAGGGGATGTACTTAAAAATAAGCTTGGATTTCTATATTCACAGGCCTCTAGACGGCGCTATTCGGGCGAATAGCTTATTTGCGAAGATGACTAATTTGATCCGTTCTGGCCTTCGATTTATTCCCACAACGCGGCCGAGTCACTGTCTCTTATAGCCGTCCTGTCAACTCTGGCTGTCGAGGAGCGGTTTGCTCTGTTGAAATCCTATTCTTCAGACGCATTATTGTCTGAAACAGCCGGTCGCTGCCGAGTGCGTAGATACCTCTATTGGTCCTGCCAGATTCGACAGATGTCCGTGGAGTTATGCAAGATACACAGCGCGTATCTTGAACGGAGTCTGGTGCAACTCTCAGGTAATTGGATCGCTCAATACAAACGCAGCACTTACCATCGTGATTTGTAGTTCGACATCTTGTCTCTGGGCTTCTGCCCTGGGTTGCGTTGATTCCTCGCCGTTGCTGGATACACCACCGCAAAAGGTTAAAAGCTATGCGAAGTTGGGAGTCTTATGACCATTATCTACAGGTTTCGCCCAATGAAATATTTGATTGACGACGACCGCGATAACGACTACCGCGAGCTTGAGAACCAGGAGATGGCACTTTCCTCACCACGATACTTTAACGACCCACTTGAGGGATATCAAGATGTATTTTGGGAAGGAGACGAAGTCCTGTGGGAGAACCTGCTCCGACATTATCTGTTGAATCTACATCAGGCGGCCATAACGTGTGCGCTTTCTGATGACGAGGAAACTCTCGATGAATATGCCATAGAACCCAAGCTCACCCGTGGCGATCTCTCCACAGATGAGCGTCGCCAACAATTCGATTCCATCTGTCAGTCGTTTTTCGAAGCGAAAGGATTCGAAAGAGTTGCTTCAAGTCTAGCTTCCCTGCCAGAGCCACTGAAGAGAAACAATCTCAAACATATCTTGTCGGTCATCCACCGCTCGGCACTCGAGTCTGTATTAGAGAGAATGAGGGCATCGGAAGTGATTCCGGAAGGGTGGCCTGAGGTTACGAATTCTGGTGGCTCTGAAACTGTTGAGGGACTGTTGGATGCTATTTCTGCCGCTATGGCTGATGAGGATGAAGAACTGTTAGAATCAGTAGCATCGCTAGTTGGACCCTTAGAATCACACATATACCTACAGCAGGCGGTGCCGGGGGTGGAGCAATTTGAACTGCAACATAAGAAATACAACCTCTTGTACCACTCATTTCCCGACCAGTATATAAGAGAAATAACCAACTCACTCATTCACACGAATTGGCACACGTTGTGTTTCGCAAAGGAATGCGCAAGTCCTCCGATGTGGGCTACGTATGCAGACGAACATAGAGGGGCCGCGTTGATGTTCCGCGCAGACCGCCAAACTGACGGGTCATGGGGCAAGATGAATGTCAACGAGAGCGCTGGTCCGAAAGATTCGGAATCTAATTCGGGGGAGATCACAGCACGATTGTATGCCGTTGACTATGAATCTCCACCGCCAGAAGTGGACTTCTTCCGGTTTTTAGGCACGCTCCCGCTCCCGAAACTTGAGTCAGCGTGGCATTCCACGCCGGATGGAAGAACTAGTCAGATGATCGGTGAAATCGTAGACGATCTGGATGCCTGGCGAGATAACCTTTGGAACCATTTCCGCAGTATGTCGACGAGAAAGCTGAGCAAATGGAAATATGAACAAGAAATTCGTATGGTGCTTCCTGATCTGTTGGAATCAGAAGGGTCTCATCGTAAGGTCACATATGATATGTCCCAACTTGAAGGAATTGTATTTGGCCTTCGCACTTCAGTTGAGGATCGTTTTGAGGTGATGAAGATCATCTCCGAAAACAACCAAGATGGTAATTCCTCTCCTGTTGAGTTTTATGAGATGGTTTACGATGGCAAGGACTTCAGAAAAGTGAAGCTAAATGTGGCCTAGTGTTCCTCAGGTACTATGTCTCTATGAGTGTGGAATCAAGTTAAACCCAACCCCTATATTCAGCAAGCATTTCCTGTCACCCGTTATGAGTTTCGACAGCGCCAGAAAACTCAAAGAGATCGTAGGCAGCTACCAGAACAGCAACTGTAGTGTTGAATAACTTGATAACGTCCGCTTCCTCTGGCTCCTCTAAATAAGGATCAGTCTCACAGTGGATGATAGAGTCTCGTTGTTGGACAACATCATCAAAATCGTCCCATAGCTGGGCGTACGGACCAGATGTAAGTCGAGTATTAGACACTTCTTCTAAACCGTGTTTAGCAATTGTATACCGGTTCAGATGTCCTTTCTCTAAGTCGTTTGCTTCGTCAATTGCGCTGTCAAGGTCGTGTCCCTCCCACCGATAATAGATGATCATCTGTCTGATCAGGCAATTATCGACTGCTGAGCGTAGCAGGGGTATTGCAGCAAGCAGATTATCTTCTTGAATAGCGTGCTGTGCATCCACTAAGAGGTCAACCCATGTCGGGTTCGTCACTTCTCTGTGTGATACGGTAGCCCGGTATGAGACATCGACCTCGTCTCCGAAACTGAGTGGTCCCTGACCGTCTCGATCCTCACGGAGTGTTGAATTGATCGCCAGATTTGTAGGTCCAGTTCGAACAACGGTAATCAGAAGGTTGTCTCCCAGCCGTGCTTGGTTCTGGGAGTCAGCGATCTCGAAGGGTAGCCAGTTTTCTTCGTTTATTCCTTTGCGGCTTGCTCCGGTAATGAATAGCGAAGTGTATTCACAACCCTCGTGTATTTTGTGCATCGGTACTGGGCGTGTCTCACCTACGTTTACTCCGTTAAAATCGTCAATCTGTCTTCCTCCAGGAGTGAGCGGGATATTAAAATAATTTCCTTCGACACTTCCTGTCCGATGTAGTGTCTGGAGTACTCCTGTATCCAAGGTAAAACCGCTCTGGCAGTAGGGGCAGATCACAAATTGATCTGGTTCCATTGAACTTGGCTGCAGATCCGGGAAGTCGAGAATGTCAATCATAGAATCGCAGTGACGGCAAGTAAAATTCACCCCTCCACCTGAGATCCCACTGGTTCTGGTATTCATAGCTGCTTGTTGTTCTCTCTCAGGTATAAACCACTCTTACACAGCGATGCGAATGTTATCTACAGCAGTCAGAGACTTCCGTGGTCAATACGCAGGCGAATTCTTACAGCTGATTCAGGAGAGAAGGCTCAGAAATAAACGGACACCCTGTGAGGAAAACATCCTCTGTCTCTCGCACGCCGCTCCTACTCAGTAACCGATAGGTCCTCAACCGAAATGTTCCATCGCTCCCTGTATTGACCGCGACCGGAGTAATAGCCTCAGTTTCCAAGGATTTCAACAGAGCCAACGGTTTTTATATACCTCACACTACACCTCTATGTCATATGAGTGGGTCATCGGACGATTATTCGGTTGAAGAGGCGAAAGAGGATCTCGGGATTCTCCGTCGCGTTACCGATGACGTCGTCGAAGCAATCGAGAACGCAGAGAGCGAAGAAGTATTGGAGTACCTCATCGAGGATGCCGAACTCGATCGAACCCACGATGGAGAGCGTGGCCTCGGGCGAGTTCGTCGCGCCGTTCTCGAATCTCCGTTAGCATCCGATCGACTCAAGCGAATTGTGAGCCTTCGAGGCGACGAAACCCCCGAAGATATTCTCGTCCCGCGTGATGTCCAGCGGAACGCCAAAGTAGCGCTAGAGGCGGGCAAGCCGGTCGTCCTGTACGGACCGACGGGAACCGGGAAAACCACCTTCGCCAAACAACTCGCCAGAGAGACCAGCATCGGCTATAGCCTCAATACGGCGACGCCGTCGTGGACGCCGTCGGACATTATTGGTGGCGTCAGTCCGGACTATACTGGTGAATCGCTGAGCTACCGAACGAAACTCGGGTGTGTCTCCGAAGCGGTGGAGCGTGCACGCGCGTTCGACGTTGAGTACGGTGTGATCCTGGACGAGATCACACGGGCAGACATCTCGAAGATTTTCGGCCCGCTCTACACGGCTATCGAAAACCCTCACCAGACGATCTTCGAGACCGACGAGGGAGCGACGATCGAGCTCGACGAGCGAGTGAACATCATCTGTACGATGAATATGTCGGACCGGACGGTGAACGAGTTGGACAACGCGATCACGCGCCGATTTGCGATGATCGAACTCGACGAGTACGAGGACGACAAGCGTCAGCGGCTCTTCGACGACTGGATCACTACCCACGTTACCACCGACACGGATCTGGACGAAAACGAGATCCTGCGGCTGTTCGAACGCGACTACGAAGGGATCAACCACGGGAATGAATCGACATCACAGGGCGCGATTATGCGGT
This DNA window, taken from Halobellus sp. LT62, encodes the following:
- a CDS encoding HVO_2922 family protein; protein product: MSATFELFEDSAGQYRWRLVHSNGNIIADSGEGYATKQKAKQGAESVKQNASEADVVEVDS
- a CDS encoding tyrosine-type recombinase/integrase, translating into MTRNTSEDGDSIEEKQISKQLSEMLEEQQAPVQEEYQAFYEWMLERGKDHLMYEGLADSTADKYFRRLDQLHREAISLLETSDVTTITPDQGEELLLLLAKNTITKRTDEAFSKSSKRKFSNTLEKYFEWQYHTDRLEYEWKSRIRFSDGNHTSAAEFSYEEMGRLFEVAESYKKLPSYYETSPEERDRINGLVAQRLSKPKENVNRDDWRKADHSSKIWSLVSVGYDAGLTPIEIQRAKVSWYKPDQQMLVIPTDAASKQREKEKVSLSDDSCEALSRWIRERRHLEKYDGTNSLWLNQVGNPYRSSSLCNLIRRLCEEAGITSENRPIRWYSLRHSVGRQMKSDGSLVQTNDQLRHDTLETTQTTYGNSAVEERCETLNKSRSKAKRAANDPDYEPYSGVDLQTEFGKVEETGPEDAITPRDDGSIHINAIIENTTENRVRVSRQLLSDEESSSSS
- a CDS encoding AAA family ATPase → MSGSSDDYSVEEAKEDLGILRRVTDDVVEAIENAESEEVLEYLIEDAELDRTHDGERGLGRVRRAVLESPLASDRLKRIVSLRGDETPEDILVPRDVQRNAKVALEAGKPVVLYGPTGTGKTTFAKQLARETSIGYSLNTATPSWTPSDIIGGVSPDYTGESLSYRTKLGCVSEAVERARAFDVEYGVILDEITRADISKIFGPLYTAIENPHQTIFETDEGATIELDERVNIICTMNMSDRTVNELDNAITRRFAMIELDEYEDDKRQRLFDDWITTHVTTDTDLDENEILRLFERDYEGINHGNESTSQGAIMRFGPMHYRDVAVFLGVGCREGGEYEYDQMDAVGQAFRTYIVPRLLNAAAFPQIERIAEHYRALNGEFEEFDLSPAAELAERELEQERRQMGSYE
- a CDS encoding tyrosine-type recombinase/integrase, yielding MKDSKKATNPLEGIAIVPEPSEKLLNERQRVDYRTEREQCLEWLLTFGKDPSHADGYAYLTVKNRASRIDQFYRFVWEQEDRYTSSITTDHADAYLNYLAREEYSNAHKSACRKAIMMLYKWRAHQRGGDEWSPKITFTRSNQSTTPRDYLTQEERTKIREAALEHGSVPNFDDVYGDERERWKAYLAQRFEKPKSNISREDWERANSWKIPTLVWTSLDAGLRPIEVERATVSWVDVENSVLRIPREESSKNEENWIVGLQDRTAEMLEYWLSQRHANDKYDGTDALWLTREANPYGSKALRYILQKLCDIAEISTENRTMSWYTIRHSTGTYMTREEDLAAAQTQLRHLSPETTMKYDQTPVEDRRNALDRMG
- a CDS encoding dihydrofolate reductase produces the protein MTERAPNRGDRGSGTDTDLELVLIAAVGESRVIGHDGGMPWHFGEDLKHFKRTTTGHPVIVGRKTYEAVVDALGEPFPDRTSVVLTSQSLDLPPGAVLANSVEEAIDRAAADAAERGVETAYVAGGGRVYEQFLPHADRLILTEIHGTYDGDTYFPDWDEDEWVETEREPHAEFDFVTYERIDC
- a CDS encoding ATP-binding protein codes for the protein MITALVGGGSLIIGIVFANSYLIGLGALATICSLGFHLITSGSPEQGENTMDPEFVRERTSQWSDQDLDSSARQRLQPHLAQQARVQSKPNQPSDGNGSKQDQTQTRDATSLDSSELQYRWETDIDVSFEDVGGMGDVKQELRRDVIKPLTTHREQAEQLGISASNIVFHGPPGTGKSYLAQALASELGFRFTQLSGADVQSKWINASGQKVQRLFDEAKQIAADEGGAVIFLDELDSVLKSRDTRSAHEEDSKVVNEFLRHLETTSEHNIVFIGATNRLNALDQAGTRSGRLDKKIHIGLPDHQGRKDILRAQLADRPNSLSADHLEQVAGWTPERSAADLEQLVDNAARSSLDRGDDQITWVDIRRVISP
- the psmA gene encoding archaeal proteasome endopeptidase complex subunit alpha — protein: MNRNDQQAYDRGTSLFSPDGRIYQVEYAREAVKRGAPSLGIRTTEGVVIAAQRRTSSSLMEGESIEKLHKLDDFLGAASAGHVADARRLIDDARTAAQRNRLRYGEPLGVETLTKTLSDEIQETTQYGGTRPFGAALLIAGMDGEGLDARPRLYQTDPSGAPQEWRAVAIGSGRDDIQEFLEDTWSESLTIDEGVEIAVRALLSGDDELDAGNVTIATITADGYRTVSEDEIQSVLDEHQEPTDEDDE
- the thyA gene encoding thymidylate synthase, translating into MRQYLDLVTDVLEEGGYKPNRTGVDTISAFSRHYRVDLSAGFPLLTTKDLSGARWNSLIHEFVWYLSGEEHIRTLREETGIWDAWADEEGNLDTAYGRFWRRFPVPEEGLPGESWPEDDHRWMNDEGTFDQIAYALDMLRENPNSRRIVINAWHPANAAVSTLPPCHYTFVCNVQGDRLNVHLHQRSGDVALGIPFNIAAYSLLATALAQRTGFELGEFAHSVVDAHVYCGAGDRGAWYADNLDELQSRLAAVDDRAGYRDVREWLVESAPPEADGEERYDHVPGLLEQCAREPRDRPSIDVADVPLDELTYDDIELSGYDPAPGIDFAVAE